A genomic region of Thermoanaerobaculia bacterium contains the following coding sequences:
- a CDS encoding mechanosensitive ion channel family protein produces the protein MNSILQYSILGNTVKDYAIVAALLLGGILVLAILRKIVISRLKKFAARTETTLDDIIIQLVEKMVVPLLYVGLLYFSLRTLQLHEQVLRGINIAGIFLLTFIGVKSITTLLEYMIRQAVVNREETGREERERKVRGLLPALKIMVWGLGLVFLLDNLGFKISTVIAGLGIGGVAVALAAQAVLGDLFSYFSVLFDQPFEVGDFIIVGDHMGVVEYIGIKTTRLRSLSGEQLIFSNSDLTGSRIRNYKRMQQRRVLFTIGVTYDTPLEKLKAIPGTIQSIIQSQDDTVFDRSHFASFGDSSLKVETVYYVNGNDYAKYMNIQQAINLALMENFKAEGIEFAFPTQTIYINSTEDPKEL, from the coding sequence ATGAATTCGATTTTGCAGTATTCCATTCTGGGGAACACCGTCAAGGACTACGCCATCGTGGCGGCCCTGCTTCTGGGCGGTATTCTCGTTCTCGCCATTCTTAGGAAAATTGTGATCAGCCGGCTGAAAAAATTCGCGGCCCGGACGGAGACCACCCTGGACGACATCATCATCCAGCTCGTGGAAAAGATGGTCGTGCCTCTGCTTTATGTCGGCCTGCTTTACTTTTCCCTGCGAACCCTTCAACTCCATGAGCAGGTTCTCCGGGGCATCAATATCGCGGGGATCTTTCTTTTGACCTTCATCGGGGTCAAATCGATCACAACCCTGCTTGAATACATGATCCGCCAGGCTGTGGTGAACCGCGAGGAAACGGGAAGGGAGGAAAGAGAGCGGAAGGTCCGCGGACTCCTGCCTGCCCTGAAAATTATGGTCTGGGGTCTGGGACTGGTTTTCCTGCTGGATAACCTGGGCTTTAAGATTTCTACGGTGATCGCCGGTCTCGGAATCGGAGGTGTGGCCGTGGCTCTCGCGGCACAGGCGGTTCTGGGAGATCTCTTTTCCTATTTCTCCGTTCTTTTTGATCAGCCCTTCGAAGTCGGTGATTTCATTATCGTCGGCGATCACATGGGAGTCGTGGAATACATCGGAATCAAGACGACGAGATTACGAAGCCTGAGCGGCGAACAGCTCATCTTTTCCAACTCGGATCTTACCGGTTCCCGGATTCGTAACTACAAGAGAATGCAGCAGCGCCGGGTTCTCTTCACGATCGGAGTCACGTACGACACTCCCCTGGAGAAGCTGAAGGCCATTCCGGGAACGATCCAGTCGATTATCCAGTCTCAGGACGATACCGTGTTCGACCGCTCCCACTTTGCCTCCTTTGGCGATTCTTCGCTGAAGGTCGAGACGGTTTACTACGTCAACGGAAACGACTACGCCAAGTACATGAATATCCAACAGGCCATCAACCTGGCGTTGATGGAAAACTTTAAAGCGGAAGGTATCGAGTTTGCATTCCCCACGCAGACGATCTATATCAATTCAACTGAGGATCCAAAGGAATTGTAA
- a CDS encoding permease: MIRNLLLDFLRESWHLFCEVSPFLILGFFFAGLIHVFIGKETIRRHLGGPGFIKVLKSVILGIPLPICSCGVIPLAASLRREGASKASVLSFLFATPVTGVDSILATYAFLGALFAVFRPLAALLGGILIGLASLFVEREPAVDLPPVVAPTKSTGHKIREVFTYGFLTLPEELGRWLIAGILLGGLISAIIPADFGQQYLSDPWVAYPLMLLISVPIYVCATGSIPIAAALIWKGLLPGAALTFLIAGPATNTVNAAFVWKEMGKKQFAMYLTMIVIFSTAMGLLFDAIWVASGTGSEMLHGAGEHLPLHIGLISSLILLPLLLRAYIPHRSSMAMPVDVENGQEFSIQGMTCQGCVSTVNRAIRKVNGVETVSVDLREGQATVTGDFDAEELVRAVQEAGYRASKTS; the protein is encoded by the coding sequence ATGATCCGTAACCTCTTACTCGATTTTCTCCGGGAATCCTGGCATCTCTTCTGTGAGGTCAGCCCCTTTCTGATCCTGGGTTTCTTTTTTGCAGGGCTGATCCATGTCTTTATCGGAAAGGAAACCATCCGACGCCATCTGGGCGGACCGGGGTTTATCAAGGTACTCAAATCGGTGATTCTCGGGATTCCCCTCCCGATCTGTTCCTGCGGGGTGATTCCCCTGGCCGCATCTCTGCGTCGGGAGGGAGCCTCCAAGGCTTCCGTACTCTCCTTTCTCTTTGCGACGCCGGTAACCGGTGTCGACTCCATTCTGGCCACCTATGCATTCCTTGGCGCACTCTTCGCGGTCTTTCGACCCCTTGCCGCCCTGCTCGGCGGCATTCTGATCGGTCTGGCCAGCCTCTTCGTGGAAAGGGAGCCGGCCGTCGATCTTCCTCCTGTCGTTGCTCCGACAAAATCCACAGGGCACAAAATCCGTGAGGTCTTCACCTATGGGTTTCTCACCCTTCCCGAAGAGCTGGGTCGATGGCTGATTGCCGGGATTCTCCTGGGTGGGCTGATTTCCGCCATCATCCCCGCCGATTTCGGTCAGCAATACCTGTCCGACCCCTGGGTAGCCTACCCCCTGATGCTCCTCATCTCGGTACCCATCTATGTATGCGCCACCGGCTCCATTCCCATTGCCGCGGCGCTGATCTGGAAAGGACTCCTGCCGGGAGCAGCTCTGACGTTCCTGATCGCCGGCCCTGCGACCAATACGGTCAATGCCGCTTTTGTCTGGAAAGAGATGGGGAAGAAGCAGTTCGCCATGTATCTGACCATGATTGTTATATTCTCCACCGCCATGGGTCTGCTCTTCGATGCGATCTGGGTGGCGTCGGGGACCGGTTCGGAAATGCTCCACGGAGCGGGTGAACATTTACCTCTTCACATCGGTCTGATTTCCTCCCTTATTCTCCTCCCTCTGCTCCTGCGAGCCTATATTCCGCACCGGAGCTCGATGGCCATGCCGGTCGATGTTGAAAACGGTCAAGAATTTTCCATTCAGGGAATGACCTGTCAGGGATGCGTCAGTACCGTGAACCGGGCCATTCGCAAGGTAAACGGAGTCGAGACTGTATCAGTCGATCTGCGAGAGGGACAGGCAACCGTGACCGGGGATTTTGATGCTGAAGAGTTGGTCAGAGCCGTACAGGAAGCCGGGTACCGGGCTTCAAAAACCTCGTAG
- a CDS encoding PKD domain-containing protein, with translation MSCSTQTITSGQTLSGVLTSGDCTDAHRGPYFFTDGYSFSGKIGDTVTITMTRTDNNLDPFLYLSDPSGEVREFNDDGPNGNISSVLTKTLDATGTWIIEAASCYAYTQTHGTGSYTINLQISSGGGGADDLKLYYVSVNDGSPISAGEFFYVDLKVTNLGSSTYPGGGVYVAVSSVDIHGTGNDTPMFIRYPNANRLYFDKWKYLISVPSLAPGVTSPLIRAEGFMVKDPIYADAVDVELIDFITNEAIDSREEIVEVTPNFKAVQNCLMELVSPLACPVEKIKNKIEMAKNAVTVGEIISGVENASNGNNAAAIMNVFNIFEDQVTMCPKSTYDAVFNMFITEIYNHILNGGGCADAISNAISYATELSWKGANILADYYDETIYNMQYVFSLGTMIIKDQFGGSILTVNQDGTLTTPYPDTNFGFHAAESTFGMFPDINCPIFTVDFISASACSEPVSSMNTCSMYNETTRTMEPVPILTYYRVNLQAGDRIQYSVANGKGGTLNVDRGNNGSYDLTVSPTHVILDKVSLDLDMPYEYLIPASARASGASQTDWYTDVVLYNEQSSDNVSYGFFLKNGQDNRTSEGIPIPLKSGRSMKMTNMVQYFFTEEETPGSILLKSTTPLSVSSRTYNVTDLGTYGQYIPGYSRDDALTTSIHARLVQLVSNSAYRTNIGLASMSDKTTTVNIDLYRGTGTLIGSKEITLKPYEYLQDDRIIEDITSESISDAFAIVSSSTQGCAYFAYASVVDNESGDPIFIPAIREDRYRTLVDQNFHFASEDPLSAYTSPDGETRSESAIYADRQDCPEYRGRYTGSDYAKAVSVSGTYVYSAYNEAGFRVIDISNPANPVKVGEVNTAGQAASLDVSGTTAFLGEWGTSPGLRVINISSPEQPVMSGSVSSSWGLVDIAYQSGYVYAAGQDHGFKVFDVRNSQPAEVDSLDTNPPNGVDVENQYAYLATFDMAAMKGKVVVINIANPANVLAMTSFQTRGMALDIVVSNNLAYVADGASGLSIYDVASPTSPKLKGYFSTTGSARNVFLHQNTAYVAVSKKGLWVLDVSDPSSPVELGHYDSTGDNFWVSADSSHAAVADGSAGVYILDVQSCGGGSGEAPVADFSWTPSIPNVGQSVTFTDHSTGSPVSWSWNFGDGSTSSSQNPTHSFSNSGSFSISLHVTNDYGSDTGTKSITVTGGSAGQTYDYVFPASAKKAGAYGTNWVTDLVLHNPGSNTASIQAYFLEAGQNNSNAVPKSITVNAGTSKKYNDIINMFFERQEVFGAILMKSSIPIMGTSRTYNDQGTEGTYGQFIQPVRWEESTPFGSSGTAIIQLSKDENYRTNLGLVNASTSQIVIDAVLYRESGERIGTVQFTLKPMEYWQEANIFNRVTTENIENGYARISTATPGGTFFAYASVVDNRTGDPIFIPSR, from the coding sequence ATGTCCTGTTCCACACAAACCATCACATCCGGCCAGACCCTTTCCGGTGTGTTGACCTCTGGAGACTGTACGGATGCTCACCGGGGACCTTACTTCTTCACAGACGGATATTCCTTTTCTGGAAAGATCGGGGATACGGTCACCATCACGATGACGAGAACCGATAATAACCTCGATCCTTTTCTCTATCTCTCCGATCCATCGGGTGAGGTCCGGGAATTCAATGATGATGGACCGAATGGAAACATTTCTTCTGTGCTGACCAAAACCCTGGATGCGACGGGAACCTGGATAATCGAAGCCGCATCCTGTTATGCCTATACTCAAACCCATGGAACCGGTTCGTATACGATCAACCTGCAAATATCCTCAGGCGGGGGTGGGGCCGACGATCTCAAGCTTTATTATGTTTCTGTCAATGATGGGAGCCCGATCAGCGCCGGAGAATTTTTCTACGTCGACCTGAAGGTGACCAATCTTGGAAGTTCGACCTATCCGGGGGGGGGAGTCTATGTCGCTGTATCTTCTGTAGATATTCATGGAACAGGAAACGATACACCGATGTTTATCCGGTATCCCAATGCGAATCGCCTTTACTTTGACAAATGGAAATACCTCATATCCGTTCCTTCCCTTGCGCCTGGTGTGACAAGCCCCCTTATTCGGGCAGAGGGTTTTATGGTGAAGGATCCCATATACGCAGATGCCGTGGATGTCGAGCTGATCGATTTTATTACAAATGAAGCCATCGACAGTCGTGAGGAAATTGTCGAGGTCACCCCCAACTTTAAGGCTGTTCAGAACTGCCTTATGGAACTGGTTTCACCGCTGGCCTGCCCGGTGGAAAAGATCAAAAACAAAATAGAAATGGCAAAAAATGCTGTTACAGTGGGGGAGATTATATCCGGTGTTGAAAATGCTTCGAATGGAAACAATGCCGCGGCCATCATGAATGTGTTCAATATTTTTGAGGACCAGGTTACGATGTGCCCAAAGTCGACATACGATGCGGTCTTTAACATGTTCATTACCGAAATCTATAACCATATCCTGAACGGCGGGGGATGCGCAGACGCAATTTCAAATGCAATCAGTTACGCGACGGAGCTGTCGTGGAAGGGTGCCAACATCCTGGCAGACTATTACGATGAAACCATATATAACATGCAATATGTTTTTTCTTTAGGCACGATGATTATCAAGGATCAGTTCGGGGGCTCGATCCTCACAGTCAACCAGGACGGAACTCTGACGACACCTTACCCCGATACGAATTTTGGATTTCATGCCGCGGAATCGACTTTTGGTATGTTTCCCGATATCAATTGCCCGATCTTTACCGTCGACTTTATCTCGGCTTCTGCCTGTTCTGAACCGGTTTCAAGCATGAACACCTGCAGCATGTACAACGAAACCACGCGCACTATGGAACCCGTTCCCATTCTTACCTATTACCGGGTGAATCTCCAGGCGGGAGATCGCATCCAGTATTCCGTGGCCAATGGAAAGGGAGGAACGCTTAATGTGGACAGGGGAAATAACGGTTCATACGACCTGACCGTCAGTCCAACACACGTCATCCTTGACAAAGTTTCCCTGGATCTGGATATGCCGTACGAATACCTCATCCCGGCCAGTGCCAGGGCGAGCGGAGCCTCCCAGACCGACTGGTACACGGACGTGGTTCTCTATAACGAGCAGTCTTCGGACAACGTCTCGTACGGATTTTTCCTGAAGAATGGGCAGGATAACCGAACTTCAGAAGGCATCCCGATTCCTCTCAAGTCGGGTCGTTCAATGAAAATGACCAACATGGTCCAGTATTTTTTCACGGAAGAAGAAACTCCGGGATCGATTCTTCTGAAAAGCACGACACCGCTTTCCGTAAGCTCGCGAACTTACAATGTCACCGACCTTGGGACCTATGGTCAGTACATCCCCGGATATTCCAGGGATGATGCACTGACAACGTCGATCCATGCACGTCTGGTGCAGCTTGTCAGCAACAGCGCCTACAGGACGAACATCGGACTGGCCAGCATGTCCGACAAAACCACGACCGTCAATATTGATCTTTACAGGGGAACCGGAACGCTCATCGGTTCGAAGGAAATCACCCTGAAACCTTACGAATATCTCCAGGATGACCGGATTATCGAGGACATCACCTCGGAATCGATCAGCGATGCCTTTGCCATCGTATCCAGCTCCACCCAGGGATGTGCATACTTTGCGTATGCCTCGGTTGTGGATAATGAATCCGGGGATCCAATCTTTATCCCCGCGATTCGAGAGGATCGGTATAGGACATTGGTGGACCAGAATTTCCACTTCGCTTCTGAGGATCCATTATCAGCCTATACTTCGCCGGACGGAGAAACCCGCAGTGAATCGGCTATATACGCCGATCGTCAGGATTGTCCCGAATATCGGGGCAGGTATACCGGGTCTGATTACGCAAAAGCCGTATCTGTCTCCGGGACATATGTCTATTCGGCATACAATGAAGCGGGGTTCCGGGTCATTGATATTTCAAATCCGGCGAACCCCGTGAAGGTGGGGGAGGTGAACACCGCCGGACAGGCGGCCAGTCTGGATGTCAGCGGAACAACCGCCTTTCTGGGTGAATGGGGAACCAGCCCCGGTCTTCGGGTGATAAATATCTCCAGCCCAGAGCAGCCTGTAATGTCCGGATCTGTTTCCAGTTCCTGGGGACTTGTGGATATTGCCTATCAATCCGGATATGTGTATGCGGCAGGCCAGGATCATGGGTTCAAGGTGTTTGACGTTCGTAACTCACAGCCTGCCGAAGTGGACAGCCTGGATACGAATCCTCCGAATGGTGTGGATGTAGAGAATCAATATGCCTATCTGGCCACCTTTGATATGGCCGCCATGAAGGGGAAAGTCGTTGTCATCAATATCGCAAACCCGGCAAATGTTTTGGCCATGACATCCTTTCAGACGAGGGGAATGGCCCTTGATATCGTAGTTTCGAACAACCTGGCATACGTGGCGGACGGTGCCAGCGGGCTGTCGATATATGATGTTGCCTCACCAACCTCCCCGAAGCTGAAGGGGTATTTTTCTACGACCGGATCAGCCAGGAACGTTTTTCTCCACCAGAATACGGCCTATGTGGCCGTAAGCAAGAAGGGACTCTGGGTTCTCGATGTCAGTGATCCTTCTTCACCCGTTGAATTGGGACATTACGATTCTACGGGGGACAACTTCTGGGTGTCCGCCGATTCTTCCCACGCGGCGGTAGCGGATGGATCTGCAGGTGTGTATATCCTGGATGTCCAATCCTGCGGAGGTGGTTCCGGTGAAGCGCCCGTCGCGGATTTTTCCTGGACGCCCTCCATTCCGAATGTGGGCCAGAGCGTCACATTCACTGACCATTCTACTGGCTCCCCCGTGTCGTGGTCGTGGAATTTCGGTGATGGCTCCACGTCTTCGTCTCAAAATCCAACGCACAGTTTTAGCAACTCCGGATCCTTCTCGATATCTCTGCATGTGACCAATGATTATGGTTCAGATACGGGAACAAAATCCATCACAGTCACCGGAGGATCGGCAGGACAAACCTATGATTACGTTTTTCCCGCTTCAGCGAAGAAGGCGGGAGCGTACGGTACAAATTGGGTTACCGACCTGGTTCTTCACAATCCAGGTTCAAATACGGCGTCGATACAGGCCTATTTCCTTGAAGCTGGACAGAACAACAGCAATGCTGTGCCAAAATCGATTACAGTCAATGCCGGAACTTCTAAAAAATACAACGATATCATCAATATGTTTTTTGAAAGACAGGAAGTTTTTGGTGCCATCCTGATGAAATCTTCGATCCCGATCATGGGTACATCCAGAACGTATAACGACCAGGGAACGGAGGGGACGTACGGCCAGTTCATTCAACCTGTCCGGTGGGAAGAAAGTACCCCCTTCGGTTCATCTGGAACGGCAATTATCCAGTTGTCAAAAGATGAGAATTATCGTACAAATCTCGGTCTGGTAAATGCCTCAACGTCACAAATCGTTATCGATGCTGTGCTCTATCGGGAAAGTGGTGAACGGATTGGAACGGTGCAATTTACGCTCAAGCCCATGGAGTACTGGCAGGAAGCAAACATATTTAACCGGGTTACGACAGAAAATATTGAAAATGGATATGCAAGAATTTCCACAGCCACTCCTGGAGGAACATTCTTTGCCTATGCTTCGGTCGTGGATAACCGGACAGGGGATCCGATCTTTATCCCGAGCCGATAA
- a CDS encoding peptidase → MRSVLVILMMTLALGGCKPKSEEGSAVPERTIADRMARYVPVEIAWNRAALSEEDHAVLAKLVEAARIMDDIFLRQVDPRNPEWLAGITDPVTRDYFWLNFGPWDRLDGDEPFIGTVTKPAGAGFYPPDLTKEDFEAYLESHPEEKEALIDPYTIVRREGDKLVAIPYSEAFKEELAHAADLLKEAAALTKNASLKSFLLSRAGAFMTDKYTPSERDWMDIRDSVIDPTIGPYEVYEDGLMSYKTAFEAFISIVEMEESKKLDMVADHLEDMEANLPLPKELASPPRGSESPIRVVNLVYSGGDTKAGVQTIAYNLPNDEEVRKEKGSKKVMMKNVIEAKFRGILKPIAEELVWPDQAASVSPEGFFNNTLFHEISHGLGPGILEKNGEKTTVSKELKELYPAIEEAKADVMGLYNVLYLVDKGVLPEALKTESPRTYLAGMFRSIRFGVEEAHGQGVALEFNYLKEKGAFQRSDCGHYTVNEETFPEHLKSLLEMILLVEAKGDYQGAADLLKKYGHLTPQMKKDLERLKDIPVDIRPVFILP, encoded by the coding sequence ATGCGTTCCGTACTCGTGATTTTGATGATGACCCTGGCCCTGGGAGGCTGCAAGCCGAAGAGCGAAGAGGGCAGCGCCGTGCCCGAGCGTACCATCGCTGACAGGATGGCACGGTATGTTCCGGTAGAGATTGCCTGGAACCGTGCGGCCCTCAGTGAGGAAGACCATGCCGTGCTCGCAAAGCTCGTTGAGGCAGCCAGGATCATGGACGATATCTTCCTCAGGCAGGTCGACCCCAGAAACCCGGAATGGCTGGCCGGCATCACCGACCCGGTGACCCGTGACTATTTCTGGCTGAACTTCGGGCCCTGGGACCGCCTGGATGGGGACGAACCCTTCATCGGAACTGTGACGAAACCTGCCGGTGCCGGTTTTTATCCTCCCGATCTCACCAAAGAGGATTTTGAAGCCTATCTGGAAAGCCATCCGGAGGAAAAGGAAGCCCTGATCGATCCCTACACGATCGTCCGCCGGGAAGGGGATAAGCTTGTCGCGATTCCCTACTCTGAAGCCTTCAAAGAGGAACTGGCACATGCCGCCGATCTTCTGAAGGAGGCCGCGGCCCTGACGAAAAATGCCTCGTTGAAATCTTTCCTGCTCTCCCGTGCCGGTGCCTTTATGACCGATAAGTACACGCCTTCGGAACGGGACTGGATGGACATCCGTGACTCCGTCATCGATCCCACCATCGGGCCTTACGAGGTTTATGAGGACGGCCTGATGTCCTACAAGACGGCCTTTGAAGCCTTTATCTCCATCGTGGAGATGGAGGAGTCAAAGAAGCTGGACATGGTGGCAGATCATTTAGAGGACATGGAAGCCAACCTGCCTCTGCCCAAAGAACTCGCCTCGCCGCCGAGGGGAAGCGAGTCGCCGATTCGCGTCGTGAACCTGGTGTACTCCGGGGGTGACACGAAGGCGGGGGTGCAGACGATCGCTTACAACCTGCCCAATGATGAAGAGGTGAGGAAGGAGAAGGGCAGTAAAAAGGTAATGATGAAAAACGTGATCGAGGCCAAGTTCAGAGGCATTCTCAAACCCATCGCCGAAGAGCTGGTCTGGCCCGATCAGGCTGCCTCTGTCTCCCCGGAAGGCTTCTTCAACAATACGCTCTTTCATGAAATTTCCCACGGGCTGGGACCTGGAATCCTGGAAAAGAACGGTGAAAAGACGACCGTTTCCAAGGAACTCAAGGAACTCTATCCCGCCATCGAGGAGGCCAAGGCCGACGTGATGGGACTGTACAACGTCCTCTATCTCGTGGATAAGGGCGTTCTCCCGGAAGCTTTGAAGACCGAATCTCCCAGAACCTACCTGGCGGGAATGTTCCGTTCGATTCGGTTCGGCGTGGAGGAGGCCCATGGCCAGGGGGTGGCCCTGGAATTCAATTACCTGAAAGAAAAGGGTGCTTTTCAGCGGTCGGATTGCGGACACTATACCGTGAACGAAGAAACCTTTCCCGAGCATCTGAAAAGCCTTCTTGAAATGATCCTTCTTGTCGAAGCGAAGGGCGATTATCAGGGAGCAGCCGATCTTCTGAAAAAGTACGGCCACCTTACCCCGCAGATGAAGAAAGACTTGGAGCGACTGAAGGATATTCCGGTCGATATCCGACCTGTATTTATCCTGCCCTAG
- a CDS encoding ChaN family lipoprotein codes for MVAKPKDLALWRKTLLRSIKREIREVLGPRPEAIERYYAAYKRLFRVAKYKRCSADWVLQHVPGFPLIYLGDFHTLPRSQTSHLQVLTSILEHWNAPILLMEMFASADQRILDAFLDGTIDEESFLQEIRYQQSWGFRWYHYRDILNLARQHGLRVIGMNLKQNASLEQRDEHFARIVASRLKERDGQPIVVIVGDLHLAPTHLPARVQALDPEAPPSITIYQNSETIYLKEMDRGESDSLEAVDLGQNRYCLFNTPPWVKMESYLNWVQNSEELLSRELGESNGEGLEYDHQVTMLTTHLAGFFGVRPVDPDQLDISVMEDIDFLPPLLNIFQSYPFFHLLQEHRSFYVPGEDIMYLPNLNLNYATAEIVRALLCHHHGYKTRHFYRSGYFFRRVLYLAEGYFATRIINPLYRLEAPEDTQDKLAREGDRRSTRKLKPLRRGNRLAGLYWRFMVHGEGRSPYDSAEANRRDAEQGYRVSMLLGNWTAHRMYEAFTAGNLAADTIRDAFPLPGDRETDSLQTLRSLILR; via the coding sequence ATGGTCGCCAAACCCAAGGACCTGGCCCTCTGGAGAAAGACGCTCCTTAGAAGTATTAAGCGGGAAATTCGGGAAGTTCTGGGCCCCAGGCCGGAGGCGATTGAGCGCTACTATGCCGCCTACAAACGGCTGTTTCGTGTGGCAAAATACAAGCGGTGCAGTGCGGATTGGGTCCTCCAGCACGTTCCTGGATTTCCCCTGATCTACCTCGGGGACTTCCACACACTGCCCCGATCCCAGACTTCCCATCTGCAGGTGCTGACCTCGATCCTGGAACACTGGAACGCGCCGATTCTCCTCATGGAGATGTTTGCTTCGGCGGATCAGCGAATCCTCGACGCCTTTCTGGATGGAACGATCGATGAAGAATCATTCCTCCAGGAAATTCGGTACCAGCAGTCCTGGGGGTTCCGGTGGTACCACTACCGCGATATTTTGAATCTTGCCCGTCAGCATGGATTGCGTGTCATCGGGATGAACCTCAAACAGAACGCCTCTCTGGAACAGAGAGACGAACACTTTGCCCGAATTGTCGCTTCCCGTCTGAAGGAACGAGACGGTCAGCCCATTGTTGTGATCGTCGGGGACCTCCATCTTGCGCCCACGCACCTTCCCGCCCGTGTCCAGGCTCTGGATCCCGAGGCTCCGCCTTCCATCACGATCTATCAGAACTCGGAGACGATCTACCTCAAAGAGATGGATCGAGGCGAGTCGGACAGCCTGGAAGCCGTGGACCTGGGACAGAATCGCTACTGTCTCTTTAACACCCCTCCCTGGGTCAAGATGGAATCCTACCTGAACTGGGTTCAAAATTCCGAAGAGCTGCTAAGTCGGGAGCTTGGAGAGAGCAATGGGGAAGGCCTGGAATACGATCACCAGGTGACGATGCTGACGACTCATCTCGCCGGTTTTTTTGGTGTTCGCCCTGTTGATCCCGATCAGCTGGATATTTCCGTCATGGAGGATATCGATTTTCTTCCTCCACTTCTGAATATTTTTCAGAGTTATCCCTTCTTTCATCTTCTCCAGGAACACCGGTCCTTCTACGTGCCGGGGGAGGACATTATGTACCTCCCCAACCTCAATCTGAACTATGCGACCGCGGAAATTGTCCGGGCCCTCCTGTGCCATCACCACGGGTATAAGACCCGGCACTTCTATCGATCCGGGTACTTTTTCCGGCGGGTCCTCTATCTGGCAGAGGGATATTTCGCGACGCGGATCATCAATCCACTTTACCGTCTGGAAGCTCCGGAGGATACGCAGGACAAGCTGGCGCGGGAAGGAGATCGAAGATCGACCCGGAAGCTGAAGCCTCTCCGCCGCGGCAATCGTCTTGCCGGTTTGTACTGGCGGTTCATGGTACACGGAGAAGGAAGATCTCCCTACGATAGCGCCGAGGCCAATCGACGCGATGCGGAGCAGGGATACCGGGTCAGCATGCTTCTGGGCAACTGGACGGCCCACCGCATGTACGAAGCCTTCACGGCGGGTAACCTGGCGGCGGACACGATCCGGGATGCCTTTCCCCTCCCGGGAGACAGGGAAACCGACTCCCTTCAGACCCTCCGTTCCCTGATCCTCCGCTGA
- the fsa gene encoding fructose-6-phosphate aldolase — translation MKFFLDTAIVDEIKKAHEWGLLDGVTTNPSLVAKTGKKFRDVIKEICAVTDGPVSAEVLATTTDEMVKEAKILADIAPNVVVKIPFTPDGVRAVQLLSSLGIPTNVTLIFSSNQALLAAKAGASYVSPFVGRLDDINHDGMALVEEILNIYDNYGFTTEVLVASIRNPIHVKRAALMGAHVSTMPFSVLKQLFSHPLTDNGLDRFLKDWKESKLEW, via the coding sequence GTGAAGTTTTTTCTGGACACGGCGATTGTTGACGAGATTAAAAAGGCTCACGAATGGGGCCTGCTGGACGGCGTAACCACCAACCCTTCCCTGGTAGCCAAGACGGGAAAGAAGTTCCGTGATGTGATCAAGGAGATCTGCGCCGTCACCGACGGTCCAGTGAGCGCGGAAGTTCTGGCGACCACGACCGATGAAATGGTGAAGGAAGCCAAAATTCTTGCCGACATCGCGCCCAATGTGGTTGTAAAGATTCCCTTCACTCCGGATGGCGTGCGAGCCGTCCAACTGCTTTCCTCGCTGGGAATTCCGACCAATGTCACCCTCATCTTCTCCTCCAACCAGGCTCTCCTCGCCGCGAAGGCCGGAGCCAGCTATGTAAGCCCCTTCGTCGGAAGGCTGGACGACATCAACCATGACGGCATGGCCCTCGTGGAGGAAATCCTGAACATCTATGACAATTACGGATTCACAACCGAAGTCCTGGTGGCCTCGATCCGAAATCCAATCCACGTCAAGCGGGCGGCCCTCATGGGCGCCCATGTGTCCACGATGCCCTTCAGCGTCCTGAAACAGCTCTTCAGCCATCCCCTGACCGACAACGGCCTTGACCGCTTTTTGAAAGACTGGAAGGAGTCCAAGCTCGAATGGTAA